The sequence CTTTTCCTTTGCTAGTTGCTATGTGAAGAGCTATCATTGAGTCACTATCAGTGCCATTGATATTGGCACCTGACACAGAACAGAAAAATAACTATTCGTTCAGTAAATAGTCTTTTCAATCTCGTCATTCAgtgaagaaagaaaacaaataggTTCAATACCTGTGCTGATAAGCGTTGAGAGAAGCTCTAGATTACCAACCCTACACGCTATGTGAAGACTCTCTATTACCTGCTTCCATGATAGCTCTGTCTTGGGTAAACCAGTGTATGCTTTGTTTCGTGTAATCTTGACCTTGTGGTCATTCGCGGATACCAAAATCTTGAACCTATCCAACACACAGTGTCTAGGCCTGCAAAGCCTTACAGCTACCTTGATTGCACAGAGATCTATGAGTCCTCTTAGGCTCCATAAGGTAGCGTCGTCTTTCTCTTCCCAAGCCTAAAACGGAGAGAGGATTTGACATAAAGaacataaagaaagaaaaagaaaatagagaagaagaaagagagagagataccttCGCTTCTAGCTCTTCAAACTTCCAATCAAAACTTGAATCTCTTTCTTGGACCAGAAGGAAGCCAAGTCGCTAGTAagtctttttaattttcatttgcaGAGACGGGTTTAGGGTCTATTTATGCGTCTACACGCGCCGGTTTATTCCGGTTAAATTCAAGATTAAATAGAAAACCATTGCCTAGACCCCACCCAAAGATATTATTTCTCTTCACATCACCCCCCAATCTTTTTAATCTTACACAGACCCCCTCTCTAATCCAAAATCGCAATCCAAATTAAAGGGTCTAAATCTCATTTTGAGAATAGTGATTGCCCAATTAAAAACTTGATtcgacccgacccgacccaacACAAATTGATTTGggggatttttttttcaattaggGTTCATGTGATGAGGAGGTTTTCATTTACAGGTCAGTAGTTTTCCAAGCTTGTTGTTGATTAGATGATAATGATGGAAATTGATCTACTTAGTAAGTGCATGTCGCGTTGTAGCTACTTAATATGGAAGTGTTGTTCTTCTTCGAGTTTATCTGCAACTATTTATAACTGATGATTGTGTGTTGCAAAAGCGCAACGGGCGTTCAAAAGCATGTAGAGCAAAACAGATGGTATGCGATATCTTTATTGAAAAAATCGCGAGAGATTGCAAAAGCAAAGAAGGGAAGAACATGTGCAAGTTTAAAGTGTGTATGGATAAAATAGACTTTGGAAAAGTATGTTTAAGCGTAATTTTCTCTTGGTTTGGACTCTAATTTGATTTTCTCTTCATTTGGATTCTGATTTAATTCTCGATCAAATGTTACTGATAcaacattcttttttttggtcaaaactgATACAACATTCATAAATTACTGTATTTCATAACAATATGGACAAGTACGTGGGAGGTTAATGTGTAGGAGTGTATAGTTAGTTCATGAGTAACATTTACTGCACATGCCACTAACTAGGGtggatataaatatttgaaacaatTACATATAAGGTCACTTTTACACTAAATATTTATGGGCTTAACCTACTACGGTGTAGAACTGCTGCATCGATAAAGATGTATCTACTAGACACGCAAAGACCACTAGACCAGCGCTAAGCTTTTTCCGGTTATTTTTTCGTGGCGTAAGAAATACAAAGACTTTTTGACCAAAAATGAAATACAAAGACTTCAGTAAGAAGTTAGCAAAGGCAATCTTGTTAAATACTCCTTCACCAATTACGGTTATGTCTTATTTCAATCGATTTAATTATTTGCTTATATCCTTGAGAACGATTAAATTTTGTAACTTACGTCTTGATTTATATTGGGCAGCTGCCTATCTAAATAAAACCTCCATGCATACTTTTCGCCTCAATAATTACCAGCAGGAATAGACAGAGAATTTACAACGGAAGCTTTTACGTATATTCAGCTGTCTCTGATTAGATATTTATGTTAAGAGTTTGGATACACCGTTCGTCGCCATAGGaggttttttttatagaaaaagtttcgatattgtttatttttcagttcataTATAGGATTAGGTAACACTTAACAATGGTTAATTATAGCTTTTACCAtgttgtattatatatttagctTGTGTAAAAGCTGTATGATGCTTTCCAAATCGCTTATAATTAACTTTCATCTTCGTTGTTTCCTATTTGCAAGGttcatttcttttctttctccaaccccgaaagagaaagatagaaatgGGTTTGCCTTCTCTAAAGCCATGCCTTCTTTTGATCTTCCTTTTTCTTCTCAATGTCTCCACCATTAACTCGAAGCGATCAAAAGTAGAACCTGTGCTTTTTGGCGGGAATTTTCAGGCTTTGTATGTTATAGGAGATTCATTGGTTGATTCAGGGAACAATAACAATCTTAACACGTCTGTCAAAGCGAATTTTGCTCCTTATGGTTCTGACTTTGAAGGAGGCAAACCCACCGGCCGTTTTAGCAATGGCAAAACAATTGCTGATTACATTGGTAAGAACGAAACAAAATTTGTATTTCTCTCCTTTTTGTTTACGGATGTTATATAGGTCGTGTAATTAATTACTCAAAGGACTTATATAACATTAACCAGTGACTGTTTTCTTTTCTGATAATTCGGTCATAAATTATTTCCGATTGGTAATTTTATGGAAATTGTGTAACTCTTAATAACTTAATAAAGTTAAGACAGATACATTGTTGTAGGTGGGGATTTTGGAAAATGAATATGAGTTCCTACAGTTCTATAAACTatacaaaataactaaaaatattggGATTTAAACCTTGTCTAATGGTCTTGGATGTTTTTTCAGCtatttattatgggcttccttTGGCTCCTGCTTATATGGGATTATCAGAAGAACAAAAGAACAATATCTCAACTGGTATTAATTATGCTTCTGCTAGCTGTGGGATTTTTCCTGATACAGGAACGCGACTGGTAAGTTTCAATATTCTACAAAATGATCTTTAGTTGCAATACTGGTAAACTTATGAGTTTTATATGATTCTTTCTATGAAAAAGGGCAAATGTCTTTCGTTGAGTGACCAAGTTGATCTATTCGAAAAGACCATCGACAATAATCTGAAGAAAAAGTTTAAGACGCAGTCAGAGCTCACTAAACACTTGGCTGGATCGTTGTTCATGACCGCGATTGGAGTTAACGATTACGCTTTCTACTTTAAAGAGACAACCGATCCAAATGAATTCGCAGAAAAACTTCTTCATGATTTCTTGATGCAAATTAAGGTAAAATAAAATGATGTTTGAATTTTCGCCAATTTTTCATTGGCCTCTACGTTAACTAATGGTAATATTGTTTGATTGAGATAGACCGAACCAAACATATTAGCTTAACAGTGAACCGGATGAGACTTAAACTTACAAACTTTTGAAAAActgaaaccaaaaatattttaaatgctaatagataatatgtttttttaaaatattgtttcaaGAAGATATATTCTTTTGCATTTTCTAtccatttttaataaataataatgataGACTGtgagttataaaataattatatttattaaatttttgttaatttaaaaatagagaaaatagaTAATCAcagaatataattaataaagttataattaaattttagtatGTGTGAAAACTTTAAAATGTAGATTTTTGATATAGGAGTTTTTTATAGGAGtatagtttataaaataaaaatatataaatcgaattaataatcttatatatatatatatatatatatatatatattagtctgAGTTTAGGCTCAAATACTTTTTTCAGGGTTAATCGagatgcattatacaaaatattctGATTTTGTTTTGCAGAGATTGCATGAGTTAGGAGCAAGGAAGTTCTTCATAAACAATCTTAAACCATTAGGATGTTACCCAAATTACATAGTAGCTAACACCGTACCACGTGGAAGCTGCagcaagtatttaaaccaaggGGTTGCCAAATACAACGCCAAGCTAAGGAAAAGCCTGactcatttgaaaaaaaaattctccgaAGCTTCTTTCTTATACTCAGATTACTTCAACTTCATGTTGGGACTTCGCGGACCTTTGACCAATCAAGTTAGTTCGAATCTGATAAACTCGATAAGCCCATGTTGCCCTAGCGTTTATGATGGAGATAAACGCACGAGTTGCCCGCCAGGATCAAGCTCGTGTAAGGTGCCAGATACACATATTTTCTTTGATCCATTTCATCCGACTGAATTGGCGAATTTCATGTACTCAATTGGATGTTTCCAGCAGAGAAAAGTTTGCGAAGTTGTGTGAGTAAATAAATTAACTTTACTCAGCGACAATCTTAAAAAATCACAACTTTACTTGTTGCTGCCGTTGTTTATTTTCCTCTCATGATCAATATGTGTTTCGAAACATTTGTGTACCTAACCTCAACGTTTTCGCATATTCGATTCAGTGTAATTACTTTATCACTGATTTCTCAATGGTGATTGTGtcaatctatactaataaaagagacCTTTTGAGGCAACATAGAGcttccacatcagcaaaaaaacttctcccgaaagatgacatgtggcataaaatatagttttacattttaatattactaattttcgaaaattataaataatatgtaaacatacaacataaaaaatggaaaaactacattaaagatatgtaagattaccatttttcacttaaaaaaaaaagacggtttatctccataatgtaacattaccgttttataaaaaagataCTAATAAAATTGACCTTTtaaggctccatagagcgtccacatcagcaaaaaaaacttctcccgaaagatgacaagttgcataaaatatagttttacattttaattttactaatttttgaaaattataaataatatgtaaacatacagcacaaaaaatggaaaaactacattaaaaatatgtaagattatcatttttcacttaaaaaaaaagacggcttatcttcataatgtaacattaccgttttataaaaaaaacaaaaaacattctatataattttgaaaataataaatatatgtaaaaatacaacataaaaaatggaaatactacattaaacatatgtaagattatcattttacatttttattttaaaaaaataaaatgtaaacatacaacataaaaatggaaaaactacattaaacatatgtaaaattaccatttttcactaaaaaaagacggtttatctccatatataatttagaaattaataaataatatgtaaacatacaacataaaaaatagaaataatacattaagcatatgtaagattaccattttacatttaaaaataacaataatatgtaaacatacaacataaaaaaatagaaaaactacattaaacatatgtaagattaccattttcactaaaaaaaatggCTTATCTttataatgtaacattaccattttatataaaaaagaaaaaaaaacataaatataactatttgactatttgtccaagttcttgtattaaacattgccgttttacattaaaaatggaaaaatacattaagatttaaacatctatcttaaaatataaaatatcgatattaactaaatataaagtataagaaagagaaatactcaatatatagaaaaataaataataagtaaatattataaatatataaatatacgaataatatatacaataataagtaaatgtataatttttaaaaaatggaaagagtacattaaatattaaacatctatcttaaaatgtaaaatatggatattaagtaaatataaactataagaaaaagaaatacacaacttaaaaacaatggaaaaagtatattaagatttaaacatatatcttaaaatgtaaaatatagatattacccaaatagaaagtataagaaaaggaaatacacaattttaaaaaatggaagaagtacattagtatttaaatatctatcttaaaatgtaaatctatcttaaaatataaaattattagtaaatagaaagtataagaaatagaaatacacaatataaagaaaaataaatcataagtaaatatataatataagtaaatacccaatttaaaaaatggaaaattacattaagatttaaaaatatatcttaaaatttaaaatatagatattacgtaaatagaaagtataacaaatggaaatatacaatttaaaaaaaaaaggaaaacgtacattaagatttaaacatctatcttaaaatgtaaaatagagatattaagtaaataaaaagtcatgaagtggaaataaacattaagcattaaatatataatatatgaattatcaataaataataagtaaataatgtaaatatataatatatgaattatctatataataataagtaaatacacaacttttttaaaaaaaatggaaaaagttcattaagcattaaacatctatcttaaaatgtaaaatatataatataagtaaatacacaatttgaaaaaatagaaaaagtacattaagatttaaatatctattttaaaatataaaatatagatattacgtaaaaaaaatataagaaatggaaataaacattttaaaaaatagaaaaagaacattaagatttaagcatctatcttaaaatgtacatctatcttaaa comes from Brassica rapa cultivar Chiifu-401-42 chromosome A02, CAAS_Brap_v3.01, whole genome shotgun sequence and encodes:
- the LOC103853919 gene encoding GDSL esterase/lipase At2g03980-like; this translates as MGLPSLKPCLLLIFLFLLNVSTINSKRSKVEPVLFGGNFQALYVIGDSLVDSGNNNNLNTSVKANFAPYGSDFEGGKPTGRFSNGKTIADYIAIYYGLPLAPAYMGLSEEQKNNISTGINYASASCGIFPDTGTRLGKCLSLSDQVDLFEKTIDNNLKKKFKTQSELTKHLAGSLFMTAIGVNDYAFYFKETTDPNEFAEKLLHDFLMQIKRLHELGARKFFINNLKPLGCYPNYIVANTVPRGSCSKYLNQGVAKYNAKLRKSLTHLKKKFSEASFLYSDYFNFMLGLRGPLTNQVSSNLINSISPCCPSVYDGDKRTSCPPGSSSCKVPDTHIFFDPFHPTELANFMYSIGCFQQRKVCEVV